Proteins encoded in a region of the Moritella marina ATCC 15381 genome:
- the gspM gene encoding type II secretion system protein GspM: protein MKAHWQQLEQKEKQLISILIATLLLAGGYWLLWQPLQDNIVNTQRKVNVQTQTLADVKVLGQKITELQGGQVARVAAGDLNQLVSRSAARHKIAISRIQAKTNSLQVWIDDVNFNQLTSWLEKLNKQYGIEIQNIDLSVSDTKGMVKVRRLQLGKRT, encoded by the coding sequence ATGAAAGCACATTGGCAACAATTAGAGCAAAAAGAAAAGCAACTTATTAGTATATTAATTGCGACCTTACTGCTTGCTGGTGGCTATTGGCTACTTTGGCAGCCGCTACAAGATAATATTGTGAATACTCAGCGCAAAGTGAACGTGCAGACCCAAACATTAGCTGATGTTAAAGTACTAGGGCAAAAGATTACAGAATTACAGGGCGGGCAAGTTGCTCGTGTGGCTGCGGGTGATTTAAATCAACTGGTTAGTCGCAGTGCCGCGCGTCATAAAATTGCTATTTCGCGTATTCAAGCTAAAACAAATTCACTGCAAGTATGGATTGATGATGTTAATTTCAATCAACTGACCTCCTGGTTAGAAAAGCTAAATAAACAATATGGGATTGAGATCCAAAATATCGATTTGAGTGTCTCTGATACGAAAGGTATGGTTAAAGTACGTCGTTTACAGTTAGGAAAAAGAACATGA
- the fabR gene encoding HTH-type transcriptional repressor FabR, with amino-acid sequence MTGIRAQQKEKTRRSLINASFRLVTAERSYSNLSLREVAREAGIAPTSFYRHFCDMEELGLTMVDEGGLTLRQLMRQARQRIETGGSVIQTSVETFMEFVEQNPNIFRVLLRERSGTSSAFRAAVSRELRHFSHELTDYIELSTKLNRDEAKIQSEAMVTIVFNAGAEALDLSNEERRALSDRTIMQLRMIAKGAAVLKMTRGITL; translated from the coding sequence ATGACCGGAATTAGAGCCCAGCAAAAAGAAAAAACCCGTCGTTCACTGATCAATGCGTCATTTCGACTCGTGACAGCTGAACGTAGCTATTCAAATTTGAGCTTACGTGAAGTTGCACGTGAGGCTGGGATCGCCCCTACGTCTTTTTATCGCCATTTTTGCGATATGGAAGAATTGGGTTTAACGATGGTTGATGAAGGTGGTCTTACCCTAAGACAGTTAATGCGCCAAGCACGACAGCGTATCGAGACGGGTGGCAGTGTAATCCAAACCTCGGTAGAAACATTTATGGAATTTGTAGAACAGAATCCTAATATTTTTCGGGTGTTATTACGTGAACGTTCTGGTACTTCATCCGCATTTCGTGCTGCGGTATCTCGTGAATTACGCCATTTTAGCCATGAACTTACCGATTATATTGAGCTATCAACAAAGTTAAACCGCGATGAAGCGAAGATTCAATCTGAGGCAATGGTCACAATTGTTTTTAATGCTGGTGCTGAAGCGCTAGATTTATCGAACGAAGAGCGTCGTGCACTGTCTGATCGTACTATAATGCAATTAAGAATGATTGCAAAAGGCGCAGCGGTATTAAAAATGACAAGAGGTATTACGCTGTAA
- a CDS encoding RNA recognition motif domain-containing protein, producing the protein MGFSTLSNATRASVISVAIAAIGFAVLSFTGSTIAAPIAFAIGAIITGITIKLTIPSSSSSAAVETTTLYVGNLPYRANETSVRTLFAEHGQVLSVRLMKDKHTGKRRGFGFVEMPEADAKEAIQSLNDAEYQQRTLKVREANERTLHPAE; encoded by the coding sequence ATGGGCTTTTCAACTTTATCCAATGCTACTCGAGCATCCGTTATTTCAGTGGCTATTGCTGCTATTGGTTTTGCAGTGCTTTCCTTTACAGGAAGTACAATAGCAGCACCGATTGCGTTTGCAATTGGTGCCATTATTACTGGTATTACAATTAAATTAACAATACCGTCATCTTCAAGCAGCGCAGCTGTAGAAACAACGACTTTATATGTAGGTAATTTACCTTACCGCGCAAACGAAACATCGGTACGTACATTGTTTGCAGAACATGGGCAGGTATTATCAGTTCGCTTAATGAAAGACAAGCATACAGGTAAACGTCGTGGTTTTGGTTTTGTCGAAATGCCAGAGGCTGATGCGAAAGAAGCAATTCAATCGCTTAACGATGCTGAATACCAACAACGAACATTAAAAGTACGTGAAGCTAATGAACGCACTCTTCATCCAGCAGAGTAA
- the gspK gene encoding type II secretion system minor pseudopilin GspK: MSSVPKQRGIALLTVLLILAVMVIIASNMSSRLQLELRRTSNIITHQQALWYAYGAEALVEKGLKQVLKDDDTINLDQYWATEGMIYPVENGQIGGQVLDMQACFNVNAVTGEDKEAQAPLSVRQFRNLLEQLEFDAYEAEQLSDALRDWIDDDSNVVSSYGVEDAYYESLDYPYQTGNQRILNISELRAIKGFTQVVYRKIRPYVCALPTSTLKINVNTIAVDKPEVLAGIFTGKLSLEVASSVLEQRPSSGWETTADFWTLAAFKGLEMDATEKSSVDIKSSYFIALLQAEFASATIKVESVFKAESKDAVYVIRRQFGGAQ; encoded by the coding sequence ATGAGCAGTGTCCCTAAACAACGTGGTATTGCATTGCTGACGGTATTACTGATTCTTGCTGTTATGGTGATTATTGCGAGTAATATGTCATCGCGACTACAGTTAGAATTACGTCGAACCAGTAATATTATTACCCATCAGCAAGCTTTATGGTATGCCTACGGTGCAGAAGCGTTAGTTGAGAAAGGCTTGAAGCAAGTATTAAAAGATGATGACACCATCAATTTAGATCAGTATTGGGCTACTGAAGGGATGATATATCCAGTCGAAAATGGTCAGATTGGTGGTCAGGTTTTGGACATGCAGGCTTGTTTTAATGTTAACGCGGTGACGGGGGAAGACAAAGAGGCACAAGCGCCATTATCAGTACGCCAGTTTCGTAATTTATTGGAACAACTTGAATTTGATGCTTACGAGGCGGAACAACTCAGTGATGCATTACGTGATTGGATTGATGACGATAGTAATGTTGTCTCCAGCTATGGTGTTGAAGATGCTTACTATGAATCACTTGATTACCCTTATCAAACGGGTAATCAACGCATATTAAATATCAGTGAATTACGGGCCATAAAAGGGTTTACTCAAGTGGTTTACCGCAAGATACGGCCTTATGTTTGTGCGCTGCCAACCAGCACTTTAAAGATTAACGTGAATACGATCGCTGTTGATAAGCCAGAAGTATTGGCGGGGATATTTACTGGTAAGTTATCATTAGAAGTGGCCAGTTCAGTACTGGAACAGCGGCCGAGTAGTGGTTGGGAAACAACGGCTGATTTTTGGACATTGGCCGCATTTAAAGGACTTGAAATGGACGCGACAGAAAAAAGTAGCGTGGATATAAAAAGTAGCTATTTTATCGCATTATTACAGGCTGAATTTGCTAGCGCGACGATCAAGGTTGAATCGGTATTTAAAGCTGAAAGTAAAGATGCAGTTTATGTTATTCGTCGACAATTCGGAGGAGCTCAATGA
- the cysQ gene encoding 3'(2'),5'-bisphosphate nucleotidase CysQ, with translation MQIMTLIPALKKIARATGAVIYDIYQSGEFEQEIKQDHTPVTSADIAAHEYLSAQLALLTPDIPILSEEDCDIGVTERQSWETYWLLDPLDGTQEFISRSGDFATIIALVHKNKPVLGMIYGPKDDVLYWAVDGEGAYKETTAGEKQIFSHTCSQPLTSLNVVVSRVQNPDNIRNLVTDDVELELQSLGSASLKGCLVAEGKADCYIRFGITGEWDTAGTQCIVAEAGGAILDLNLAPLSYNQRDSLKNPDFIVLGDRNLSWSEILTG, from the coding sequence ATGCAAATAATGACCCTCATTCCAGCGTTAAAAAAGATTGCCCGCGCCACTGGTGCTGTCATTTATGATATTTACCAGTCGGGTGAATTCGAACAAGAAATTAAACAGGATCATACCCCTGTTACCAGTGCTGATATCGCGGCTCACGAATACCTTTCGGCGCAACTCGCGTTGTTGACTCCTGATATTCCTATTCTGTCTGAAGAAGATTGTGACATTGGCGTTACAGAGCGACAATCGTGGGAAACATACTGGCTATTAGATCCACTTGATGGTACTCAAGAGTTTATTTCTCGTAGTGGTGATTTTGCGACGATTATTGCGTTAGTGCATAAGAACAAACCGGTATTAGGCATGATTTATGGGCCCAAAGATGACGTCTTATATTGGGCGGTAGATGGTGAAGGGGCGTATAAAGAAACGACTGCCGGTGAAAAGCAAATATTTAGCCATACCTGTTCACAACCATTAACGAGTTTAAATGTTGTTGTGAGCCGAGTGCAGAATCCAGATAATATTCGCAACTTAGTTACTGATGATGTCGAGCTAGAATTACAATCACTTGGTTCTGCGAGTTTAAAAGGTTGCTTAGTAGCAGAAGGTAAAGCGGACTGTTATATACGTTTTGGCATTACTGGTGAGTGGGATACAGCAGGAACACAATGCATTGTTGCTGAAGCGGGTGGTGCGATCCTTGATTTGAATTTAGCCCCGTTATCTTACAATCAGCGTGATAGCTTAAAGAATCCTGATTTTATCGTACTTGGCGATCGTAATTTAAGTTGGTCTGAGATCTTAACAGGTTAA
- the murI gene encoding glutamate racemase: MSKILIFDSGVGGISIYKAIKEQLPNADYLYLFDNAYFPYGELDPEFLVERVCQLVGYMYEKHKPDLVVIACNSASTLVLPALRQRFPIAFVGVVPAIKPAALQSKKKSIGLLATPGTVSREYTQLLVSEHAQDCQIDMIGTTSLVLQAENKLYGHTVDLDEISAVVSKWQDPDNSPDVVVLGCTHFPLLICELEIILGEHIKFIDSGNAIASRVKDILGESSLLAGQRNSGKAFCTKIQAQKKLTLLFNEIGLSQPLYIDV, translated from the coding sequence ATGAGTAAAATATTGATTTTTGATTCTGGTGTAGGTGGCATATCTATATATAAAGCGATCAAAGAACAATTGCCAAACGCGGACTACCTTTATTTATTTGATAATGCCTACTTCCCATACGGTGAACTTGATCCTGAGTTTCTTGTTGAACGTGTCTGTCAGCTAGTCGGTTACATGTATGAAAAGCACAAACCTGATCTTGTTGTCATTGCTTGTAATTCTGCTAGCACATTGGTGTTGCCTGCTTTACGTCAGCGTTTTCCTATTGCTTTTGTGGGCGTTGTTCCTGCAATTAAACCTGCGGCATTGCAAAGTAAAAAGAAAAGCATCGGTTTGTTAGCTACGCCCGGGACGGTGTCACGTGAATATACTCAGTTACTGGTGAGCGAACATGCTCAGGATTGTCAGATTGATATGATTGGGACGACAAGTTTGGTGTTACAGGCTGAAAATAAACTATATGGCCATACTGTCGACTTAGATGAAATCAGTGCGGTGGTATCAAAATGGCAAGATCCAGACAATAGTCCCGATGTTGTGGTACTCGGCTGTACGCATTTCCCATTACTTATATGTGAACTAGAAATAATCCTTGGCGAACATATTAAATTTATAGATTCAGGTAACGCTATCGCATCACGTGTTAAGGATATATTAGGGGAAAGTAGTCTTTTGGCTGGTCAACGTAATTCTGGAAAAGCTTTCTGCACCAAAATACAGGCACAAAAAAAGCTGACTCTCCTATTTAATGAAATAGGATTAAGTCAGCCTTTATATATAGACGTATAA
- a CDS encoding TonB-dependent receptor domain-containing protein, protein MSKKLLAAALLPFAALAQDPSINNEEVTIVTANRVEQAISDVLAPVTVITRDDIELTQAQSLTDVFRMLPGVDVGVNGGRGQTASIFIRGANSNQALILIDGVAMLTANSGSPDFNQIPMNSIERIEFIRGPRAAVYGSEAIAGVINIITQSSADPITTISAGFGSDASYKSSLYSQLKLTDKTQLKVTAAYETTDGYNVKPTPANEGDEHGFESQNYSLMLKHQLSDFLSVFIQPRYYQNTVGYDSFDTNKEAWIENVAFDGGVTYSNAALYSELKLGTIFEDKYDYLAADPDKRHSVSPAVREQKTASWLNQYAFSDIYIAALGFDWKDESYQKTGLDKKDKSNKAVFTTLSANISSVTLEGSTRVDDNSQFGTHTTWGLAAGWQLNPQWKLTASSGTSFKAPSLYQLHDGYSGNSSLRPEESISYDIGLESKLELITWSVSAYYRDVKDLIDSDPITWAFVNLDGHSIMKGTELEASFDLFTIRNQASIEYLDTEDSNGNELSRRAKYKAKWQGTVTTGNVDWALQYLYQGDRDNSGYDDITLPGYSLWNLSAVYYLIPELKLAAKIENLFDKEYETADGYPAPERGYYINATYEF, encoded by the coding sequence ATGTCTAAAAAACTCTTAGCAGCTGCACTCTTGCCGTTCGCTGCGCTTGCCCAAGATCCATCTATTAATAATGAAGAAGTAACTATTGTTACTGCCAACCGTGTTGAACAAGCTATTTCTGATGTGCTTGCACCTGTTACAGTGATAACCCGTGATGATATTGAATTAACGCAAGCACAATCTCTTACTGATGTTTTCCGCATGTTACCTGGCGTTGATGTTGGTGTTAATGGCGGGCGCGGTCAAACTGCAAGTATTTTCATTCGTGGTGCAAACTCAAACCAAGCGCTTATTTTGATTGATGGTGTGGCAATGTTGACTGCGAATAGTGGTAGCCCTGACTTTAACCAAATACCGATGAATTCCATTGAACGTATTGAGTTTATACGTGGTCCTCGTGCTGCTGTTTATGGTTCAGAAGCTATCGCTGGTGTGATCAACATTATTACACAATCATCAGCTGACCCCATTACAACGATAAGTGCTGGTTTTGGTTCTGATGCAAGTTATAAATCGAGTTTATATAGCCAGTTAAAGTTAACAGATAAAACACAATTGAAAGTAACTGCAGCTTATGAAACTACAGATGGCTATAACGTGAAGCCAACACCAGCGAATGAAGGTGATGAGCATGGTTTTGAAAGTCAAAACTATTCGCTCATGCTAAAGCATCAGCTATCCGATTTTTTAAGTGTATTTATCCAACCAAGATATTATCAAAATACGGTTGGCTATGATTCTTTTGACACAAATAAAGAAGCTTGGATTGAGAATGTAGCATTTGATGGCGGGGTTACTTATAGTAATGCTGCACTTTATTCGGAGTTAAAGTTAGGCACAATATTTGAAGATAAGTACGATTATTTAGCTGCAGATCCAGATAAACGACATTCGGTTTCTCCGGCTGTAAGGGAACAAAAAACGGCGAGTTGGTTAAATCAATATGCTTTCTCTGATATATATATTGCAGCATTAGGTTTTGATTGGAAAGATGAGAGTTATCAAAAAACAGGCCTTGATAAAAAAGATAAGTCGAATAAAGCTGTATTTACAACGCTGTCTGCAAATATTTCGTCTGTTACATTAGAAGGCTCTACACGTGTCGATGATAACTCACAGTTTGGTACTCATACTACATGGGGGCTAGCTGCTGGATGGCAATTAAACCCACAATGGAAATTAACTGCAAGTAGTGGTACGTCTTTTAAAGCGCCTTCATTATATCAGTTACATGATGGTTACTCGGGGAATTCCTCACTTAGACCTGAAGAGTCAATATCTTATGACATAGGACTAGAGTCTAAATTAGAATTAATCACTTGGTCTGTGAGTGCTTATTATCGCGATGTAAAAGATCTGATTGATAGTGATCCTATTACTTGGGCTTTTGTTAATCTAGATGGTCATAGTATTATGAAAGGTACAGAGTTAGAAGCATCTTTTGATCTGTTTACAATACGAAACCAGGCATCTATAGAATATTTAGATACGGAAGATTCAAATGGCAATGAATTATCTCGTCGCGCTAAGTATAAAGCTAAATGGCAGGGGACTGTCACTACTGGTAATGTTGATTGGGCTCTACAATATTTATATCAAGGTGATCGAGATAATTCTGGTTATGATGATATTACTTTGCCTGGATATAGCTTATGGAACTTATCAGCGGTCTATTATCTAATTCCTGAATTGAAGTTAGCGGCTAAAATTGAGAACTTATTCGATAAAGAATATGAGACGGCAGATGGTTACCCTGCGCCTGAACGTGGTTACTACATTAATGCCACTTATGAATTTTGA
- the trmA gene encoding tRNA (uridine(54)-C5)-methyltransferase TrmA has product MIEMHPDNYQSQLDDKAARQRETFKKFSPPELEVFDSPPENYRLRAEFRVWHDGDDLDYIMFDQETKQKIKIDYFLPGSKLINEIMPILIEEVKKSKLLRFKLFQVDFLSTLSGELLVSLLYHRQLSDEWIAETTALKAKLSERFNISIIGRAKKQKVVLDREFVVEELTVAGKKLKYKQVENSFTQPNGIVNQKMLEWSLDVTKNCSGDLLELYCGNGNFSIALAPNFEKVLATEISKSSVQSAQYNIAENGLDNLTILRLSAEEFTIAINGEREFNRLKAAKVDLSTFNCNTIVVDPPRAGLDAETIKMVQGYDNIVYISCSPETLSDNLESLSQTHNIERFALFDQFPYTHHVESGVYLTKK; this is encoded by the coding sequence ATGATCGAAATGCATCCCGACAACTACCAATCACAGCTTGACGATAAAGCAGCTCGTCAACGTGAAACATTTAAAAAATTCTCACCACCAGAATTGGAAGTATTTGACTCTCCGCCGGAAAACTATCGTTTACGTGCAGAATTCCGTGTTTGGCATGATGGCGATGATCTTGACTACATCATGTTTGATCAAGAAACTAAGCAAAAAATAAAAATCGATTATTTCTTACCTGGCAGTAAGCTGATTAACGAGATCATGCCCATACTGATTGAAGAAGTAAAAAAATCCAAACTACTACGCTTTAAACTTTTCCAAGTCGATTTCTTATCGACACTAAGCGGTGAACTGTTAGTTAGCTTACTTTACCATCGTCAATTGAGCGATGAATGGATAGCTGAAACGACAGCATTAAAAGCAAAATTAAGTGAACGTTTCAACATTAGTATTATTGGTCGCGCTAAAAAGCAAAAAGTCGTTCTTGATCGTGAATTCGTGGTTGAAGAATTAACGGTGGCTGGCAAGAAGTTAAAGTACAAGCAAGTTGAAAACAGCTTTACGCAGCCAAATGGTATCGTAAATCAAAAAATGCTGGAATGGTCATTAGACGTGACTAAAAATTGTAGCGGTGACTTACTGGAACTGTATTGCGGTAATGGTAATTTTTCTATCGCACTTGCGCCAAATTTCGAAAAAGTATTAGCGACAGAGATATCTAAATCATCGGTACAATCAGCGCAATACAATATCGCCGAGAATGGTTTAGATAATTTAACCATTTTACGTTTATCTGCCGAAGAGTTTACTATCGCGATTAATGGCGAACGTGAATTCAATCGCCTTAAAGCAGCAAAAGTAGATTTAAGCACATTTAATTGCAACACCATCGTTGTCGATCCGCCACGTGCTGGTCTAGACGCTGAAACAATTAAAATGGTACAAGGTTATGATAATATCGTTTATATTTCTTGTAGCCCTGAAACGTTAAGTGACAATCTAGAATCATTAAGCCAAACACACAATATTGAACGTTTTGCGCTATTCGACCAATTTCCGTATACCCATCACGTTGAGTCAGGTGTCTACTTAACGAAAAAGTAA
- a CDS encoding DUF1422 family protein has translation MTTKNQAGYKPLYFAFLAGLCGNATFATLTTSEVQFSIFPLIALALVAYNWYQIYMTSAIESRISKSSLGLFVIGVLTYTTFVRIEYPELGSNFLPLMLVLGLSVWVAKTIGVFSSKAEV, from the coding sequence ATGACGACAAAAAATCAAGCAGGTTATAAACCATTATATTTCGCTTTTTTAGCTGGCCTATGTGGTAATGCGACATTCGCAACTTTAACCACAAGCGAAGTGCAGTTTAGTATTTTTCCTCTTATCGCATTAGCGCTGGTGGCTTATAATTGGTATCAAATTTATATGACAAGTGCAATTGAGAGTCGTATAAGTAAATCATCTTTAGGTTTGTTTGTGATAGGGGTTCTGACATACACCACCTTTGTTCGCATTGAATACCCTGAACTAGGCAGTAACTTTTTGCCTTTAATGTTGGTACTTGGTTTATCGGTTTGGGTTGCAAAAACGATTGGTGTGTTTAGCTCTAAAGCTGAAGTTTAA
- the nudE gene encoding ADP compounds hydrolase NudE, giving the protein MTHQKPEILNTSIVAQSRLFKVESVALRFSNGVERTYERMKGGGYGAVMMVPVDADNNLILIREYAVGTERYELGFPKGAIDKGESALLAANRELMEEIGFGAKSLTLLKEINLAPSYFSAHMQIYLAQDLYPESREGDEPEPLEIIKWPLVRANELLDNDEITESRAICALLLALKQLDK; this is encoded by the coding sequence ATGACACATCAAAAACCCGAAATATTAAACACGAGCATCGTTGCTCAAAGCCGATTATTTAAAGTTGAATCCGTTGCATTACGTTTTTCTAATGGTGTTGAGCGTACTTACGAAAGAATGAAAGGCGGTGGTTACGGCGCGGTGATGATGGTACCTGTTGACGCGGACAATAACCTTATTTTGATCCGTGAGTATGCGGTTGGTACTGAACGCTATGAACTTGGTTTTCCGAAAGGCGCTATCGATAAAGGTGAAAGCGCCTTGCTTGCTGCTAACCGAGAGTTAATGGAAGAGATAGGGTTTGGCGCTAAATCGCTAACGTTACTTAAAGAAATTAATTTGGCGCCCAGTTATTTTTCTGCTCATATGCAGATCTACCTTGCACAAGATTTATACCCTGAGTCGCGCGAAGGTGATGAACCTGAACCGCTCGAAATCATCAAGTGGCCCCTCGTAAGGGCAAATGAACTCCTTGATAATGATGAAATAACAGAATCTCGTGCTATTTGTGCATTATTGCTTGCCCTAAAACAATTAGATAAGTAA
- a CDS encoding type II secretion system protein N, translating into MRSKLLMLGFVNAAYGSFLVGTLPASLALSYVPLPDNVTISQVEGTVWRGEAQRVSFNQIEVEDVRWNTSVLALLTGSAQVNLEFGRGKNSLRGHGDVGYSSAGVYAQDFTATASSEWLVSASNVPLPVTTKGNVKLTIAEYQQGQPWCQQLDGQLNWSNAEVESLLGTVIIESAVVTLSCDDGAIVANMKQSSNQLKLSGVAKLENRGKYTLSAVLVPSDELPQSLRNNLRYIGKENAKGEYKINYAGRI; encoded by the coding sequence ATGAGAAGTAAACTCTTAATGTTAGGCTTTGTCAATGCTGCTTATGGCTCGTTTCTTGTCGGTACGCTGCCTGCGTCATTGGCATTATCTTATGTTCCGTTACCGGATAACGTGACAATAAGCCAAGTTGAAGGAACGGTATGGCGAGGTGAGGCTCAACGGGTGTCGTTTAACCAAATAGAAGTCGAAGATGTGCGTTGGAATACCTCGGTGTTAGCGTTATTGACCGGTTCTGCGCAAGTTAACCTTGAATTTGGGCGTGGTAAAAATAGCTTACGTGGTCATGGTGACGTGGGCTATTCAAGCGCTGGTGTGTATGCACAAGATTTTACTGCGACAGCGAGCTCTGAATGGCTTGTCAGTGCCAGTAATGTCCCATTGCCTGTGACGACGAAAGGTAATGTTAAATTAACGATTGCAGAATATCAGCAGGGTCAGCCTTGGTGTCAACAACTGGACGGACAATTGAATTGGTCTAATGCAGAGGTTGAATCTTTGTTGGGAACCGTGATTATCGAATCAGCGGTCGTAACTTTAAGTTGTGATGACGGTGCAATTGTCGCTAACATGAAACAAAGCTCAAACCAGTTAAAATTATCAGGTGTCGCTAAATTAGAAAATAGAGGCAAGTACACGCTTTCTGCTGTATTAGTTCCGAGTGACGAATTACCTCAATCATTACGCAATAATTTACGCTATATTGGTAAAGAAAATGCCAAAGGCGAATATAAGATTAATTACGCCGGACGGATATAA
- the gspL gene encoding type II secretion system protein GspL, which yields MSEQLVVRLGSESRQAIHWLVWSTAEREIIASGILASAEHLIELKSHAGGRAVIALLPSCDITFKDVELPGRSNKQLLNALPYMLEQELSSDIDKLHFSVLDKVANTVSVAIVAHEKMQLWQSWLADAELICEQYIPDALALPYSENHWSAIELDGQWLIRQTPTQGLCIESELLEFVLASTGENVENDVSSAQAVMSYSAIEVQELDNWQQGHIEFPMKLCAEGAIASRYNLLQGQYKVVREENVAFKLWRGSAIAAGLVVVMIFANQFVTLHKLEQQQTALESEIKQVYKTVFKPKKMRLNTRLVKKQMQNRLNDLRGGGDNTGFLMMLGQLTPTFKLSPAIKPISVRFDTKQGALRLQASATDFQAFDKFKSSLSTQFSVEQGTLSQRNGRVQGTLDIKGKK from the coding sequence ATGAGCGAGCAGTTAGTAGTCAGGCTTGGCAGTGAAAGTCGACAAGCAATACATTGGTTAGTGTGGTCGACCGCTGAGCGTGAGATTATAGCATCTGGTATTTTGGCAAGTGCCGAGCACCTTATAGAGCTTAAATCACATGCTGGTGGCCGCGCTGTTATCGCCTTGCTGCCAAGTTGTGATATCACTTTTAAAGATGTAGAGCTACCCGGGCGCAGTAATAAACAATTACTCAATGCTTTGCCTTATATGCTAGAACAAGAATTGAGTAGTGATATTGATAAACTACACTTTTCGGTACTCGATAAGGTTGCCAATACCGTTTCCGTTGCTATTGTTGCACACGAAAAAATGCAATTGTGGCAATCTTGGTTGGCTGATGCAGAGTTAATATGTGAGCAATATATTCCGGATGCGTTGGCCTTACCTTATAGTGAAAATCACTGGAGCGCGATCGAGTTGGATGGTCAATGGTTAATCAGACAGACGCCAACACAAGGGTTATGCATTGAAAGTGAGTTGCTAGAGTTTGTCTTAGCTTCTACCGGAGAGAACGTTGAGAATGACGTCAGTAGCGCACAAGCTGTGATGAGTTATTCTGCTATTGAGGTTCAGGAGTTGGACAACTGGCAGCAAGGGCATATTGAATTCCCGATGAAGTTATGTGCAGAGGGCGCGATTGCCAGCCGTTATAATTTATTGCAGGGCCAGTATAAAGTAGTGCGTGAAGAAAACGTGGCATTTAAATTATGGCGTGGTAGCGCTATCGCTGCAGGCTTGGTTGTGGTGATGATATTTGCAAATCAATTTGTCACTTTACATAAATTAGAGCAACAACAAACAGCGTTAGAAAGTGAGATTAAGCAAGTCTATAAGACGGTGTTCAAACCGAAAAAAATGCGTTTGAATACACGTCTAGTTAAAAAACAAATGCAAAACCGATTAAATGATTTACGTGGCGGTGGTGATAACACTGGCTTCTTAATGATGTTGGGTCAATTAACCCCCACATTTAAGCTGAGCCCGGCTATTAAACCTATTTCTGTTCGATTTGATACCAAGCAAGGTGCTTTGCGATTACAAGCCAGTGCGACTGACTTTCAAGCTTTCGATAAATTTAAATCATCACTATCAACACAGTTTTCAGTCGAGCAAGGGACGCTAAGTCAGCGTAATGGCCGTGTTCAGGGGACGCTTGATATAAAGGGTAAAAAATGA